TTCACGCAGGTGCAGCAGCCGCTCCTCCGCGTCCGCGACCGCGTTCACCGAGTCCAGTCCGTCGACGAAGTCCCTCAACTCCGGTGAATCCAGCGGGAATCTGAGCCGGGCGATGTTCACCTGCGCCAACGCGTGTCCTGCGTCGTCCGTCTGGACCCCGATGGACGTCATGGCCGGACGGTAGGTAGGGAGTTCTCCACCGCGCGGGCCATTCCGAGCAGCGAGACGTCCGCCCCGCGCGCCGCGACCAGGTGGAGCCCCACCGGGCAGCCGTCCCCGGTGAACCCGGCGGGCAGGCTCGCCGCCGGGTGGCCACTCAGATTGAACGCCCAGGTCAGGGCGGTGGAGTAGACGTCGCCCGGGCCCTCGTGCCCGTGCGGCCGGTTCGGGGTGACCGGGGTCAGCAGCAGGGGCGCGGCGGCGAAGAGGTGATCCAGCCGCTCGTCGTTCGCCCGCCGGACCGCCACCGCTCCCGGGTCCCCGGGCGACCCGCCCCGTACCGCCTGCCAGGCCCCCGCCGGATCGAGGAGCACACACGCGGCGTCCAGCAGGCGTACGGTCCCCGCCGCGACCAGCCGGTCCACCGCACCCCGGACGACGGCCGCCACCTCCGGGTCCACGTCCGCGAACCCCAGGTTCTCGCTGTACACGGCAGCCAGGGGCAGGGAAGGGGCGGCGGGCTCCTCGTATCCGGGCAGCACATGGCGTACGTACCGCTCCGCGGCCGCCGCCGACCGGGCCAGCACCCCCGCTGACGCCAGCCCCGAGCGGTCCGGGGACGGAAGCAGCCCGTTCGTCGTCCTCAGCCCGAACACCCCGCACCACGCGGCCGGGATGCGGACCGACCCGGCCCCGTCGCTGCCCGTCGCCAGCTCCACCATCCCCGCCGCCACCGCGACCGCCGAGCCCGCCGAGGAACCGCCGGGCGTACGGTCCGCCCGCCACGGGTTGACCGTACGGCCGTGGGCGCCCTGGCCCCAGGTCTGCCAGTAGGTGCCGGGCCCGGG
This DNA window, taken from Streptomyces griseus subsp. griseus, encodes the following:
- a CDS encoding DUF3291 domain-containing protein, with protein sequence MTSIGVQTDDAGHALAQVNIARLRFPLDSPELRDFVDGLDSVNAVADAEERLLHLREHGPAERAFTSRTRFPAPAGVR
- a CDS encoding amidase family protein encodes the protein MTRSPSTVARALERIARLDPALNAFTEVWPDEALARERVALELPLRGLPFAVKGPSGIRSYAARRLIAAGGVPVGATSVPGPGTYWQTWGQGAHGRTVNPWRADRTPGGSSAGSAVAVAAGMVELATGSDGAGSVRIPAAWCGVFGLRTTNGLLPSPDRSGLASAGVLARSAAAAERYVRHVLPGYEEPAAPSLPLAAVYSENLGFADVDPEVAAVVRGAVDRLVAAGTVRLLDAACVLLDPAGAWQAVRGGSPGDPGAVAVRRANDERLDHLFAAAPLLLTPVTPNRPHGHEGPGDVYSTALTWAFNLSGHPAASLPAGFTGDGCPVGLHLVAARGADVSLLGMARAVENSLPTVRP